Proteins encoded together in one Candidatus Woesearchaeota archaeon window:
- the ftsZ gene encoding cell division protein FtsZ: MDSMIENAQDREQAEEQQPFNEVDAELEQFLAKQKAKIKVIGTGGGGNNTITRISEVGIKGAEAIGVNTDAQDLLYTTADKKILIGRDVTKGMGAGSNPKLGEEAARENEHDIKAALTGSDMVFITCGLGGGTGTGSAPVIAEIAKKVEALTVGVVTMPFTMEGNRRYENAVIGLEKLEQIVDTLIVIPNDKLLELAPDLPIHTAFKVADEILTNSVKGIAELVTKAGLVNLDFADIRAVMKGGGVALIGVGESDTDNRAMEAVEKAINNPLLDVDISNANGALINVAGGNDMTLDEARRVVEAVSERLSEEATLIWGAQIYKDLDKTLRVMLIVTGVESSQIFGHDFKTTDVKREAIEKELGIEFIK; the protein is encoded by the coding sequence ATGGATTCGATGATTGAAAATGCCCAGGATAGGGAGCAGGCAGAAGAGCAGCAGCCCTTCAATGAGGTGGATGCTGAGCTGGAGCAGTTTCTGGCTAAACAGAAAGCCAAGATTAAGGTCATAGGCACAGGCGGGGGCGGCAACAATACTATCACGCGCATAAGCGAAGTCGGAATAAAGGGTGCGGAAGCTATAGGGGTTAATACTGATGCGCAGGATTTATTGTATACTACTGCAGACAAAAAGATACTTATCGGAAGAGATGTAACCAAAGGCATGGGCGCAGGCTCCAACCCGAAATTAGGTGAGGAGGCTGCGAGAGAGAACGAGCATGATATCAAGGCAGCATTAACAGGCTCTGACATGGTTTTCATAACCTGCGGCCTGGGCGGAGGCACAGGCACAGGCTCTGCTCCTGTCATTGCAGAGATAGCAAAGAAAGTAGAGGCACTGACGGTAGGAGTCGTGACAATGCCTTTTACTATGGAAGGCAACAGGAGATATGAAAATGCAGTTATAGGATTGGAGAAACTAGAGCAGATTGTCGATACACTGATAGTGATACCCAATGATAAATTGCTGGAATTAGCGCCTGATTTGCCTATCCATACGGCTTTCAAGGTAGCAGACGAAATACTTACTAATTCAGTTAAGGGAATAGCCGAGCTTGTGACTAAAGCAGGCCTTGTCAATCTTGATTTTGCTGATATAAGGGCGGTGATGAAAGGCGGAGGGGTAGCTTTAATCGGTGTCGGGGAAAGCGATACAGACAACAGGGCTATGGAAGCTGTGGAGAAAGCCATCAACAACCCCCTGCTGGACGTGGATATTTCAAATGCTAACGGCGCACTCATAAATGTGGCGGGCGGCAATGACATGACCCTTGATGAGGCAAGAAGGGTCGTGGAAGCGGTGTCTGAAAGGCTCAGCGAGGAAGCTACGCTTATCTGGGGGGCGCAGATATACAAGGATTTAGACAAGACATTAAGGGTTATGCTTATCGTGACAGGTGTTGAAAGCTCGCAGATATTCGGGCATGATTTCAAGACAACCGATGTAAAAAGGGAAGCAATCGAAAAAGAACTTGGAATTGAGTTTATAAAATGA
- a CDS encoding protein translocase SEC61 complex subunit gamma: MKKKWIKLKSFLLESKRVLKITRKPDKTEFKTIVKASALGMAIIGALGFLIHIIRQLLFPMGA; the protein is encoded by the coding sequence ATGAAAAAGAAATGGATAAAATTAAAGTCATTCCTGCTTGAGTCCAAAAGGGTTTTGAAAATTACAAGGAAGCCTGATAAGACAGAATTTAAGACAATTGTCAAGGCTTCTGCCCTGGGAATGGCTATAATCGGGGCATTGGGCTTTCTGATACACATAATAAGGCAATTATTATTTCCGATGGGAGCATGA
- a CDS encoding transcription elongation factor Spt5 gives MKMAEENPQIYALRTTANREDQVMDFVVSNSKRKKLAVHSIIRPHGMRGYIFLEASSRSDAEQAAFNVPYARGVLPNTINYSEIEHMLEQVKHEVNIKKNDIVEIISGPFKRENAKVTRIDKQKEEVVLELLESAVPIPITVKMDSVKVIRRESDETGEGEEEEREPEPVFRTPGS, from the coding sequence ATGAAAATGGCAGAGGAAAATCCGCAGATATATGCACTAAGGACAACCGCAAACAGGGAAGACCAGGTAATGGATTTTGTGGTGAGCAATTCCAAGAGGAAGAAGCTGGCAGTGCATTCCATCATCAGGCCGCACGGCATGAGAGGGTATATTTTTCTGGAGGCTTCTTCAAGGAGCGATGCTGAACAGGCAGCTTTTAATGTGCCTTATGCAAGGGGAGTGCTTCCAAACACCATTAATTACAGTGAAATAGAGCATATGCTGGAGCAGGTAAAGCACGAGGTAAATATAAAGAAGAATGATATTGTGGAAATTATAAGCGGGCCGTTTAAGAGGGAGAATGCCAAGGTTACGAGGATTGATAAGCAGAAAGAGGAAGTCGTGCTTGAGCTGCTGGAGAGCGCTGTTCCTATCCCTATCACAGTCAAGATGGATTCTGTCAAGGTAATAAGGAGAGAGTCTGATGAAACCGGAGAAGGAGAGGAAGAAGAAAGAGAGCCGGAGCCTGTGTTCAGGACTCCAGGGTCATAA
- a CDS encoding 50S ribosomal protein L11 yields the protein MGKQTVEALVEGGKATAAPPLGPALGPMGVNIGQVVAKINEKTASFKGMQVPVKVIIDSDTKEFDVTVGTPPATALLKKEAGVDKGAANPLQDKVADIVIEQAMKIAKMKEDALLGKTLKEKVLEVCGTCQSMGILVQGKPANETIADIHSGKYDEKIASGKTELTEEEKKKLEEERKRLAEEIEKRRHEFEAKAKQILEEMKGKERGEIKKKMHEAEIPEMIIKEMMPAEEEKKEEAGEKKEEKKAEPKEKK from the coding sequence ATGGGAAAACAAACTGTAGAGGCATTGGTGGAAGGCGGGAAAGCTACTGCAGCGCCGCCGCTCGGTCCTGCTTTGGGGCCTATGGGCGTAAATATAGGCCAGGTGGTTGCAAAGATCAATGAAAAGACCGCATCATTCAAGGGAATGCAGGTTCCTGTGAAGGTTATAATAGATTCTGATACCAAGGAATTTGATGTTACTGTCGGAACTCCTCCTGCAACTGCGCTGCTGAAGAAGGAAGCAGGAGTTGACAAGGGAGCAGCCAATCCTCTGCAGGACAAGGTTGCTGATATCGTCATTGAGCAGGCTATGAAAATAGCAAAGATGAAAGAAGATGCCCTATTGGGCAAAACCCTGAAGGAGAAGGTACTTGAAGTATGCGGAACTTGCCAAAGCATGGGCATACTTGTTCAGGGCAAGCCTGCCAACGAGACTATTGCTGACATTCACTCTGGAAAATATGATGAAAAAATAGCTTCAGGAAAGACCGAACTGACTGAGGAAGAAAAGAAGAAGCTTGAGGAGGAGAGGAAGAGGCTTGCTGAAGAAATAGAGAAGAGAAGGCATGAGTTTGAAGCTAAGGCCAAGCAGATACTGGAAGAGATGAAAGGCAAAGAGAGGGGGGAAATAAAGAAGAAGATGCATGAGGCAGAGATACCTGAGATGATAATCAAGGAGATGATGCCTGCGGAA